The sequence below is a genomic window from Silene latifolia isolate original U9 population chromosome 7, ASM4854445v1, whole genome shotgun sequence.
GATTTTCATCTAAAACTCGTTTACCGCGTGTCGGGACCCTAAAATGTCCTTTGTTGCTTCTCTAAATTAGTGTGCCTGTTTTGTCTGACCCTAGTTACCGTCCGTATGAtttacatactccctcctatttcctaTGATGTTCCCATTTCCTTTTTCAATCGATTTCAATGTTGTTCCCTCTTTCCCCATTTAGTAAATTTTTTGGCTGTGAAATTACCAGCTTGTCCTTGTTACTTTTCCTGATTTACAAAAAATGCCATCAACTTGGCCCACAATTTCTAAACTTAAACAGCCCAATTACCCCATCCCCATACTAAACTACACTGACTAATCTACCCAGCCCATAACTAAACCTAATTACTTATAATCACTCCCGCCCTTTTATTTGTCCAGAATCTTCTATCAAACCCTAAATGTAATCTCTCatccctctctctctcttccgCCGTCTAAGATCTTCATCTCTTCATTTCAGATCTTCATCTCTTCCATTCCATTAATCCCCATCAAACCCTAAAAATTCTGAGACTTATTCAACCCTTACGATTTAGCCATACTCACTACCACTCCCTTACACATATCTTCATCTCTCCCTTTCTCTCATGGCCTGTTTTGTTTTGTACGATTACGAGGAAGATCTGAAATCTTCAGATCTGGTTTTTGAAGATGAACCATGTTTGTTTAACATGTTCAATGTTGTTGATCCAGAGGTTGAGTTTGATTGTAATGATGTGGAAGTTGAGGAGGTTGAAGCTAGGGTTGATGATGAGTCGATGATGAAAGATTCGCCGTCTGAATCTGAAGTTGTTGTTCCTGATTCTTTGGGGGATGATGACACTTATGTGCCTGAAACTTGTCCTGAGTTCTTAGAATTTGATGCGAGGATGGAAGAACTTGATCGTGAGGCTAATAGAAGAATATTAGCTGCTGAGGAGAGACGAAAGAGGGTTGAGGCGAGGAAAGAAACTCCTGAACATAAAAGGTGGTTTATTTTGGAAATCTCCAAATACTTTCCAGCCTTTAAGATCCTACTGGAAGATTTAGAGAGGTTGATTTCAAtcctaattctttttttttttttcattttatggTCATTTTTTTTAACTAGTGATGAAATGCATGCATTAGATGGGGTTAATATTCTTAATTATGATGCCCGATGATAATAATTTTGAGGGCATATGTCTGATTGCATGCATATTGCCACCATTTTCGAAGATTATGATGAGGCTATGCATGCATTCAGATATGGTGTTGTTGATCTTTACAGTACTGAAATCGTAATCTTGTCGTACGCCAAGTTGAACATTAaattaaatgcaccaacatcatcATTTCATATGCAAAGTTCATACATATAGCTAATTAAAAGGCAAAAAATTACAGGCTGATTTTGATCTTGCGTGTTTTCTGCTGTTTTCTTGATCTTGAACATGGTTTCTTCATGAAATGCTGTTTTCCCTTACACATGTTTCTTCCTTCAAAATGTTGTTGTTTGGTTGGTTGATGTACTACATAACTTCAGTTGTGCACAAAATGAGTACATCAATCAACCAAAATTAGATGCTTGTTGTTACCTTGAATGATGGTTGGTGTCTTAACTGTACAACAAAATACTGCTTGCATAGATGCAAAGTTCAGTCTTGTGAAGCTACTGCAACTGAATCTATCAGTTCAGTAATTTCAGCAATCTGACTTGCATCCCCAACATTCTCAACATACCTAATGCAATCATTTACCAGAGTAAAATCTACCTGTAAATACTGTGGTAGTCTTCCTTCTTTTGCCAACTTGGTCTTATGCATATGTGGTATCTTGTACTTATTGTGTCCTCTGAGTTTCAACACCTCTAGCATACAACCCTGCCAAGTAATGAACACATAATTTAGTTTTATCACTTCTAGATTGTTAAATGCAGTAGTTACTGCTCCAACAAGCTCATCTAACTTGTAAGAATTGGTCAGTGTCTTTAGTGATTGAATGGCCCTAAAGAACCCCAAATCCAAGACATTCATGTCAGGTGAATTTGGGGGCTGCTGTACTAACTGTATATTCCATCCATCACTGCTTGCTGCTTCTCTAAAATCTGCATCAGAGTTCTTGATGTGGGGACGTGCATTGTCTTGTTGAATGTAAATGGTTTTACTTGCATTTGCTGGCCACTTCCTCTTCAGTTCTGGCAGCACCTTGCCTAGTAGCATATCCTTCACCACGTGTTTAGTGATTGATTCTATTGGTTTGGTCTCCATTGTGCCTGCAACCCtattttttgaatttctttttgcTGGTTCCAAGTAGACAAATGGCCATATTCCAATCTTTCCATCAAAGATAACATTATTATTGGCATCAAATTGTGGTCTCCCAACAGCACacataaacataattttacctaTGAATGTTTTTGATTGAACACTTCTATAAGGATCTGGTTCTGTTTGAGATAAGTAGAACCTCTGACCATCTTTAGTTATGTAAAACCATTTTTCATCAATGTGTATGATGTTACTTTGATCTTTAAACATGACTTTTTTGCATAGCTCATCATAATACAACTGTGAAAGACTGAAAATTAACCTAGAAAGTTGATTTTTGTCTGTCAAACCTGGTTTTAATGAATTGGTATGACTTCTTGATTGTTTTATCAGTTACCCAGTTGGACACCTTTGATTGACTACAATTCATAGCTTTAGCCACCCTTGCTTGTGTGGTTTTTTCACCCAAATCAATTTTGTTGTACTTCTCTTCATCAAAGACCAGCTTTGCTCTACCTGACTTGCCCTTTATCTTGCTTATGACATTTATGACTTCACCTAAATCTCTTTGCTGCCTTGCCTTCTTC
It includes:
- the LOC141590785 gene encoding uncharacterized protein LOC141590785, whose product is MYKTRNLSNLERQKIVQILLEKCKNGKPLKGSMMEVAEQFGINRKTVTNLWKKARQQRDLGEVINVISKIKGKSGRAKLVFDEEKYNKIDLGEKTTQARVAKAMNCSQSKVSNWLYYDELCKKVMFKDQSNIIHIDEKWFYITKDGQRFYLSQTEPDPYRSVQSKTFIGKIMFMCAVGRPQFDANNNVIFDGKIGIWPFVYLEPAKRNSKNRVAGTMETKPIESITKHVVKDMLLGKVLPELKRKWPANASKTIYIQQDNARPHIKNSDADFREAASSDGWNIQLVQQPPNSPDMNVLDLGFFRAIQSLKTLTNSYKLDELVGAVTTAFNNLEVIKLNYVFITWQGCMLEVLKLRGHNKYKIPHMHKTKLAKEGRLPQYLQVDFTLVNDCIRYVENVGDASQIAEITELIDSVAVASQD